The region CACCACCCACAGGGTCGGAGCTGAGCCATCGGTGAACACGCGTCGGTCGAGCGGCACCCGCCCGCGGGGATCGAGGACGACCCGCACCGGGTGGGTGCCCGCGCAGGCGCGGACGGTGAGCTGGGGGTCGTCCGCGACGGCGGTGCCGGCCCCGACGACCACCGCGTCGGCCAGGGCGCGCAGCCGGTGGAGATGGCGGCGGTCCTCCTCGCCGGTGACGAAGTCGGCGTCGCCGGTGCGGGTGGCGATGAATCCGTCCAGGCTCTGGCCGAGCTGAGCGATCGTCAGCCGCGGCCCGGCCAGGCACAGCGGGAGATAGCGGTCGACCAGGAGCCGGGCCTCCGGCGAGGCGGGCTCACTCCACCGCCGCCTGCCGTCCGGGCCCCGGACCAGACCGGCGGGCCCGGTGTCCGCCTCGCTCCGGACGGAGCGCAGCCGCTCCCATGCCTCTTCCGTTTCGAGGAAGGTCATCACGCCTCCTTCTCGGCACCGACCAGGGAAAGATACTCGGCGAAGGAATCGACGAGCCCGGCCAGCAGTTCCTTTCCCTTATGCGCGGACGCCCTGGACGGCCGGCCGATGACGCCGGACTCCGTATAGGCGGGCATACCGAGGGTGAGCAGATGTTTCCGATCGTCGGATATCCAGTCGGAGGTTTCATGACCGGGCCGGACGAGTTCTGGATGGGCATGCAGGAGTATGGATGTCTCCAGTTCGCCCGCATGCATATCGCTGTTCGACGGTGTGCGTACTCCGGCGCGGGTCCGCGCGGCGTCCCAGTCCGCCGATCCGGGGAATAGCGCCATACCGAAGTCGCCCCCGGCGGATTCCTGAACGATGTTGCGCAGTACGTAATTCCCGCCGTGTCCGTTCACCAGAATCAGGCCGCGTATACCCGAGCGCCTCAGCGAGTCCGCGATATCGCGGACCACGGCGTAGAGGGTGGCCGCGGACAGGGAGACCGTCCCTGGCCAGGCCGCATGTTCATGGGAGCAGGAGATCGTCACCGGGGGCAGGTGAAGCACCGGATACGCGGCCGCGATCTCGCCTGCGATCGTGCCGGCGATGACCGTGTCGGTCACCAGTGGGAGAAATGCGCCGTGTTGTTCGAAGCTGCCTATGGGAAGCACGGCGACATCGGCCCGGTCGGCCCGTACTTCCTCCGTCGTCTGTGTCGGCAAGACCATGCCGACCTGCGGGCGCGTTCCCGAACCGCTCATATCTCGTGGACCTTTCATGTGTCGGCCGGACAGCTTGTTGCCGCGGCTTTGTCATTCTCCTGTACAAGGGCGGTGGTTTTCCAGATAAGATCGGGACATGACAGAAAGTGATGGCGTGTTCGATGTCGACGCCCGCCCCTCGGGTGTCGAACGAGTGGTGAATGTCCGGCTGTCCACGAAGCATGGCGACTTTCTCGCGATCGGCTATCGGGACCTCGTTCGCGGTGATGAACAAATGGCGCTGGTATACGGCGATGTCACCGGTGAGGAAGCGCTTACCCGCCTGCATTCGGAGTGCCTCACCGGAGACGCGTTCGGCTCCCGTCACTGCGAGTGCGGCGACCAGCTCTCCGCGGCGCTGAAGGCGATCGTGGCCGAAGGCCGGGGCATTCTCGTCTATCTGAGGGGTCATGAGGGACGCGGGATCGGGCTGCTCGCCAAGCTCCAGGCGATGAAGCTCCAGGCGGAGGGGCTGGACACGGTCGAGGCCAACCTCGCTCTCGGCCTGCCGGCGGACGCCCGGGACTACAAGGTGGCGGCGGATGTCCTGCACGACCTCGAGGTGCGCTCCGTGCGGCTGCTGTCCAACAACCCCCAGAAGCGGGACGCGCTGCTGCGGCATGGCGTCAGGGTCAGCGAGCAGGTGCCACTGCTGATGACTCCGCACAAGGAGAACCTCCCGTATCTGCTCACCAAGCGGGATCGCATGGACCACTATCTGCCCCATTTGGAAGCCGTGATCCAGCGCACCTGAAGGAGAGCCCGGCGAGGGAGAGCCTGGCCGGGGGCCGCGGCCCCGTCCACCGGCCTCGGCCGGGCGCGAGCCGCGGCCCGCCATCGGTGTGGCCATACCGCCGAACGGGCGATCAGCGCCCATATGTCCGAGAATGGGGGTGCCGCGTGACGTTCCGACGGACGACGATCAAGGGTAGGGACCATGGACCTGGGGATCGAGCTCCGGGTGGACGGGACCGAGCACCGCCTCACCGTCGACACCCGTACGACGCTGCTGGACGCCCTGCGCGAGCAGCTCGGGAACACCAGCCCCAAGAAGGGCTGCGACCACGGACAGTGCGGCGCCTGCACCCTGCTGCTCGACGGCCGCCGGGTCCTCGGCTGCCTCGCGCTGGCCGTCGCCCACCAGGGCGCGGACATCGTCACGGCAGCCGGCCTCACCAACGGTGAGCTGCATCCGCTCCAGCAGTCGTTCATCGCCCATGACGCCTTCCAGTGCGGCTACTGCACACCCGGTCAGATCGTCTCGGCGGCCGGAATGCTGCAGGAGGCCGGGGAGGGCTGGCCGAGCGCCGCGAGCAAGGACCTGGGCGCCACCGATGTGGTGCTCGACGACGAGGAGATCGCCGAGCGGATGAGCGGCAACCTGTGCCGCTGCGCCGCGTACGCGAACATCGTCCCGGCGATCGCGGAGGTGGCGCACCGATGAGGCCCTTTCGCTACGAGCGCGCCGATGAGGTGGCGGCGGCCGTCACCACCCTGGTCCGGGAGCCGGATGCGGCCTATCTGGCCGGGGGGACCAATCTGGTCGATCTGATGCGGCTGGAGGTGGCAACCCCGGAGCTGCTGATCGACGTCCGGCGGCTCACCTCCGACCGGATCGAGGAGCTGCCCGACGGGGGGCTGCGGATCGGCGCGGCCGTGCCCAACAGCGATCTGGCCGCCGACTCCCGGGTCCGGCGGCGCTATCCGGTGCTCTCCCAGGCGCTGCTCTCGGGCGCCTCGGGCCAGCTCCGCAACCTCGCCACCACCGGCGGGAATCTGCTGCAGCGTACCCGCTGCCCGTACTTCCAGAACGTCACCACCGCCTGCAACAAGCGCACACCGGGCGCGGGCTGTTCGGCCATGGAGGGCTATCAGCGCGATATGGCGATCCTGGGCGCCTCCCCCACCTGTGTGGCCACCCACCCCTCCGACATGGCCGTCGCGCTGGCCGCGCTGGACGCGGTGGTGACGGTGGCGGGCCCGGCCTCCGAGCGGCGGATCCGGCTGACCGAGCTGCACCGGCTGCCGGAGGCCACCCCCGAGCGCGACACCGTCCTGGCGCGCGGTGAGCTGATCACCGGAGTGGAGCTGCCGCCCCCGCACTCCGCCCTCCGCTCGCGCTACCGCAAGGTGCGCGACCGCGCCTCGTACGCCTTCGCGCTGGTCTCCGTCGCCGCCGCGCTGGAGGTCACCGACGGGGCGGTACGGGACGCGCGCATCGCGCTGGGCGGGGTGGCGCACAAGCCCTGGCGGGCCACCACGGCCGAGGCGGTGCTGCGCGGCGCGCCCGCGACCCGGGAGAGCTTCGTGGACGCGGCCGCTGCCGAGCTGGCCGCGGCGCGGCCGCTGCCGGGCAACGCCTTCAAGGTCCCGCTCGCCCGCAACACGATGGTGGCCACCCTGCTGGAGCTGCTGGAGGAGGCGCGATGAGTCACGTCACGGCCCGCCCCCACGCCATCGGCATCCCGATGGACCGCGTCGACGGCGCGCAGAAGGTCACCGGCACCGCCATCTACGCCTATGAATGGCCTCTCGACCAGCCCGTCTATCTGTATCCGCTGCAGTCCACGATCGCCTCCGGGCGGGTCACCGGGGTGGACAGCGCGCTCGCGGAGGCGGAGCCGGGGGTGCTGGCAGTGCTCAGCCACCTCAACGCCCCCACGCTGACCCGGCCCGACGATCCGGAACTCGCGGTCCTGCAGTCCGACGAGGTCGCCTGGCGCGGCCAGTTCATCGGGGCGGTGGTCGCCGAGTCCCTGGAGACCGCCCGCCGCGCGGCGGGGCTCGTCCGCGTCGACTACGAGAGCCGGCCCCCCGATGTGGTGCTGCGCGCCGACCGCGACGACCTCTACTCCCCGGTGCACGCCGCCGCCTTCGGTATGGGCGGTGGGGAGCTGCAGGACGGCTCGCCCGCCGACAGTCTGCTGGGGGACGTCGATACGGCGCTGGCGGCGGCGCCGACCATGGTGGACACCACGTACTCCACGCCGATGTACCACAACAACCCGATGGAGCCGCACACCGCCGTGGTCACCTGGCTGAACGGCGAGCTGCTGGTGCGCTGTTCCACCCAGGGCGTCTCCATGAGCCAGGCCCTGATCTCCGGGGTGCTGGGGCTGGAGCCGGGGCGGGTGCGGGTGGTCTCCCCGCATGTCGGGGGCGCGTTCGGCTCGAAGGTCTACCCCCACGCGTACGCCGTCCTCGCCGCGATGGCCGCCCGGATCGTCCGGCGGCCGGTCAAGTTCACCCTCACCCGGCAGCAGATGTTCGCCCTGGTCGGCTACCGTCCGGCGTCGATCCAGCGGATCCGGCTGGGCGCCGGCCCGGACGGCAGGCTCACCGCGCTCGCCCACGATGTGATCGAGCAGACCGCCAAGGCCAAGGGGTACGCGGAGCAGGTGGGCGTCTGCTCCCGGCTGATGTACGCGGCGCCGCACCGGCGCACCACCCACCGGCTGGCCCCGCTGGATGTCCCGGTGCCGACGATCATGCGGGCGCCGGGCGAGGCGCAGGGGATGTACGCGCTCGAGTCGGCCATGGACGAGATGGCGATCGCCTGCGGTCTTGACCCGGTGGAGTTCCGGCTCCGCAATGAGCCGGAGGTCCATCCGGAGTCCGGGCTGCCGTTCTCCAGCCGCCATCTGACCGACTGTCTGCGCGAGGGCGCCCGCCGGGCCGGATGGGAGCACCGTGATCCGGCCCCCCGGGCGCAGCGCGAGGGGCGCTGGCTGGTGGGCACCGGCGTGGCCGTCTCGACGTATCCCTCGCCCCGCTTCCCCGGCAACGCGGCCACGATCCGGGTCGGCCCGGACGGCCGTTACACGGTGCGGATCGCCGCCGCCGACCTGGGCACCGGCACCTGGACGGCGCTCACCCAGATCGCCGCGGACGCGCTGAGCGTCCCGGTCGGGCAGGTGGAGATGCGGATCGGGGACACGGCGCTGCCGGCCGCGTCGGTCGCCGGGTTCTCGGCCGGCATCAACAGTTGGGGCACCGCGATCTGGGAGGCGGCGGACCGGCTGCGGGCCCGGCTGCGGGCCGAACACGGCGGTATCGCGCCACCGGGGGGGCTGGAAGTGACCGCGGAGATGGCCGGCGGCAATCCGGAGGCCGAGCGCTATGCGATGCACAGCTTCGGCGCCCAGTTCGCCGAGGTACGGGTCGACGAGGACACCGGTGAGCTGCGGGTGACGCGGCTGCTGGGGATGTTCGACGTGGGCCGGGTCATCAACCCCAAGACGGCCCGCTCCCAGCTCATCGGCGGGATGACCCAGGGGATGTCGATGGCGCTGTACGAACACAGTGTGCTCGACCCGCGGTTCGGCCATGTGGTCAACCACGACTTCGCCCAGTACCACATCGCCTCCCACGCCGATGTCCACGCGATCGAGGCCCACTGGCTGGACGAGCCCGATCCGTACACCAACCCCATGGGGGCCAAGGGCCTCGGTGAGGTGGGCATCGTGGGCACCGCCGCGGCCATCGGCAACGCCGTGCACCACGCCACCGGGGTCCGGGTCCGCGAACTGCCCATCACTCTCGACAAGCTGGTGTCCTAGCCATGGCCCCGGCACCGATCCTGGTGACCGGCGCCGCGGGGAGCGTCGGAGGCATCGGCCGCACCGTGGTGGAGGAGCTGCGCCGGCGCGATCTGCCGGTGCGGGCCATGGTCCACCGGGAGGACGAGCGGGCCGACGCGCTGCGGGCGACGGGCGCGGAGGTGGTGGCGGGCGATCTGGCCCGCGCCCCGGATGTGGTCCGCGCGATGGAGGGCTGCGGACGGATGTACTTCGGCATGAGCGTCTCGTCGCGGTATCTGGAGGCCACGGTGACGACGGCGGCGGTCGCGCGCGAATACGCGCGGCTGGAGGTGCTGGTCAATATGTCGCAGATGACGGTCTCCCAGATGGACCTCACCAGCACCACGGAGTCCGATCAGCACCGGCTGCAGTGGCTGGGCGAACAGGCCCTCGACTGGTCCGGGTTGCCCGTCACCCACCTCAGGCCCACCGTCTTCATGGAGAATCCGCTCTTCTCGGTCTTCGCCTACTCCTCCATCGCGCAGGAGGGCACGATCCGGCTGCCGTTCGGCACCGGGCGCACCTCCCCGGTCGCGGCGCGGGACGTCGCCGCGGTGGTGACGGAGATCCTGGTGGACCCCTCCTCGCACATCGGCAAGACCTACCATCTGACCGGCCCGGCCTCCGTCGGCATGACCACCATGGCGGCGGAGTTCGCTGACGCGCTCGGCCGGCCGGTCAGCTATGTGGACGTCTCCTACGAAGCCTGGGTCAACCACGACCTGCGCGCCCTGGGCCTGCCCGACCACGTCTTCCAGCATCTGGCGACCATGGCCCGGCTGCACGCGGAGAACCGCTACGACCGCCGGACCGACGACATCGAGACGATCACCGGGAGGCCCGCGACCGGGGTGCGGGAATTCGTCGGCACCCACCCCGAAATGATCACGGCCTGAGAGCGGGTGGGACGTGACAGAACGCATGTAGGAACGGAATCGCGGTGCGAGTACTGCTGGGCATCATCGGCGCCGTCATCGTGCTGGGAATCTTCGCCTCGGTGCTGCGCACCCTGGTCATTCCCCGGCCCACCCCCGCCGGTTTCACCGGCTTCGTCCAGCGCTCGGTGAGCCGGCCGTTCCGGTTCATGGCCGACCGGCTGCACGGCGTCGAGGCCAAGGACCGGGTGCTGGCCCCGGTGGCGCCGGTGTCCATCGTGATCACACTGCTGGGCTGGCTGCTCTCCTTCATGCTCGGCTACGGGCTACTGGAAGCCGCGGTGAGCGGGCTGGACGTCCATGACGCGCTGTACGAGGCCGGGTCCTCGCTCTTCACCCTCGGCTTCGCCAGCAGCCGCCGGGCCGGCCTGACCGCCATCGACTTCTGCGCGGCGGCCACCGGCCCCATCGTGGTCGGTCTGCAGATCGGCTATCTGCCCACCCTCTACAACGCCTACCAGCGCCGCGAGACCGAGGTCACCCTGCTGCAGACCCGGGCGGGCGCCCCGCCGTGGGGTCCGCAGATCCTCGCCCGCTACGCCCAGGTCGACCTGCTGGACGACATCAGCGACCTCTTCCGCGGCTGGGAGCGATGGTGCGCCGTGGTGAGCGAGACCCACACCACCTATCCCGTCCTGATCCACTTCCGCTCCCCCAAGGCCGACCGCAACTGGCTGATCGCCCTGCTGGCGGTACTCGACGCGGCCGCGTTGCGGCTGGCCTTCAACCCGTCCCAGCCCCAGGCCCGGACCCGGCTGGCGCTGCGGGCGGGCTTCGTCTGCCTGCGCGACATCGCCGACATCCGCGGCATCCCGTACGACGCCGACCCGCGCCCGGAGGATCCGGTGCGGCTCGGCTACGAGGACTTCCTGCGCGGGGTGGAACGGATGCGCACCTACGGCTATCCGATGGAGCGCACCGCGGAGGAGGCGTGGCCGCACTTCCGCGGCTGGCGGGTGAACTACGAAACGCTCGCCTACCGCCTGGCCCAGGACATCGACGCGGTCCCGGCCCCCTGGTCGGGCCCCCGCCGCACCACGCTGTCCGTCTGGTCCCCGCCGACTCCGGTCGACCGGCGTCCGGCGAGCTAGCGCATACCATTGAATGTCCCCCTAAGGGGGTAAATTCCCTCCATGGGCATGGACGAGGCCATCGCCGCGCGGATACGCATGATCACCGAGGCGGGTGACCGGCTGACCGGCTCCGATCTGCTCGGATACGCGCTCGACCACGCCGTGACGGAGACCGGCGGTCTCGGCGGCATGGTGCATCTGCGCGGCCCCGGCGCCCGGTCGCTGCGGCTCGCGGCGGTGCACGGGCTGATCCGTACGGTCGCCCGGGACTGGGCGGAGGTCGAGGCGGCCGGCGCCGGCGCCCCGGCCCGCGCGGTGGCCCAGGGCGTATCGGTGTGGGCGCCGGCTCTCGGCGCCGGGGGCGGCACGGGCCCGGCGCTGCCCACCGGAAGCGGGCTGCTGTCGGTTCCGCTGGTCACTCCGGAGAAGGTCACCGGCGCGCTGTCGGTGCTGACGGCCCCGGCCGAGCGGCCCGCACCGGAGCGGCGGGCGGCCGTCGAGGCGCTGGCCGCGTGGGCCGCCCCGCGGCTGCGGGAGAACCCAGACCAGGACCAGGGCGGCACCGGCACGTTGCTGGCGGACGACCAGGTGAGCCAGGCGCTCTGGCATATGAGCGACGCGTTCTTCGCGGTCGACGGCGACTGGCGTATCACCTTCGTCAACGGCGAGGCGGAGCGGCTGCTCGGCGCCGCTCGCACGACGCTCGGCCGGACACTGTGGGACGCCTTCACGCGGCTGAGCGTCGACGACGCCGAGCCGGACCTGCGGAGCCGCTACCGGCGGGCCGCCGAGAGCGGCACCCCCGTCGGGTTCGACGTGCGCTGGCCCACCAATCAGCGCTGGTACTCCATGCGACTGGTCCCGGTGCCGAACGGGCTCACGGTCTACGCCGCCGATATCACCGCGCGCCGGGCGCGGGAGGCGGAGCGGGCCGCCGCCGAGCACGCGGCGGCCGAGCGCAGCGCGCGGATCGGCGAGCTGACCGACGCCCTCGCGCAGGCCCTGACGATGCGCGACGTGGTGAACGCCATCGCCGACCGGGTGCTGCCGCCGTTCGGCGCCTCGGGGATGGTGGTGCAGCTCATCGAGGGCGACGTGATCCGGATCGCCGGTGCCGTCGGCTATCCGCAGCCCTTCCTGGAGACGATCGACGGGGCCTCGATCCATGATGTGTCGCCGGTCTCGGAGGTGTACCGGACCGGGGCGCCGGCCTTCGTCGAGTCGGTCGAGGAGTACACCGCGCGCTATCCCAGCATGCGCGGGCGGCCCGCCGCGGCGCAGAAGCAGGCATGGGCCTTTCTGCCGCTGATCGTCTCCGGCCGGAACATCGGTTGCTCCGTGGTCGCCTTCGCCGAGCCACGCCGGCTCGACGCGGAGGAGCGGGCCCTGCTCACCGCACTCAGCGCACTGATGGGGCAGGCCATCGAGCGCGCCCGGCTGTACGACATGGAGCACACCCGGGCCAAGGAGCTCCAGCGCGGGCTGCTGCCCCGTGCTCTGCCGTCGCTGCCCTCGGTCACCACCGCCGCCCGCTATCTGCCCGCCAGCGAGGGCATCGACGTGGGCGGTGACTGGTACGACGTGATCCCGCTGTCCGGCGCCCGGGTGGCCCTGGTCATCGGCGATGTGATGGGGCACGGGCTGTCCGAGGCGGCCACCATGGGCCGGCTGCGCACCGCCGTGAGCACCCTGGCCGAGCTGGAGTTTCCGCCCGCCGAGCTGCTCACCCGCCTCAACGACGTGGTGAGCGACCTGGGGGACAACCTCTACGCGACCTGCCTGTACGCCGTGTACGACCCGGCCAACGCCACCTGCGTCTTCGCCAGCGCCGGACATCCACCACCGGCCGTCGTACGCCCCGGCCACCCGGTCCGCTTCGCCGGCGGCGCCCCCGATCCACCGCTGGGCGCGGCCCGGCCGCCGTTCGAGACCACCGAGGTGACTCTGGAGGAGGGCAGTCTGCTGGTGCTGTACACCGACGGTCTGGTGGAATCCGCCGCCCGGGACATCGACCGCGGGATGCGGCACCTGGCAAGCGCACTGTCCGCCGCGGCCCGCGCACCCGGCCCGCAAGACGCCCGGGGCGACGGAGACCGCGGCGAGCACGCGTCGCTGGAGCGGCTGTGCGACGAGGTGCTGGCCGAGTTGCTACCGGAGAAGCAGCTCACCGCCGATGACGCGGCGCTGCTCATCGCCCGCACCCATGCGCTCGCCTCCGACCATGTCGCCGCATGGCCACTGTCCGAAGGGCCGATCGCCGCGGGCGAGGCCCGCGATCACGTCCGGGACCAGCTCATCCGCTGGGAACTGGCCCCGCTCACCCCCATCGCGGAGCTGCTGGTCAGCGAGCTGGTCGCAAACGCGATCCGGCACGGCAGGGGCCCGATCGGACTGCGGCTGCTGCGCAGCGAGGAGCTGATCTGCGAGGTGACCGACGGCTCCTTGACCACCCCCCGGATCCGCCATGCCGCGGAAACCGACGAGGGCGGACGCGGACTCCAACTGGTCTCGGCCCTCTCTGGGCGCTGGGGCACCCGCTACACGTCCACCGGCAAATGCATCTGGACCGCACAGCCACTCCCCTGACCCCCCGGCGGGAGACGGCGATGTCCGTCGCGCCTCAGTCGGCCCAGGCGCCGCTCCCGGCGGTCTCACGGACGTAGTCGGCGAAGTCCCGCGGCGCCCGGCCCAGGACGCGGTGCACGCCGTCCCCCAGCCGCGCGTTGCGCCCGTCCAGCAAGGTGGCGAACAGGTCGGTGAGAAACGCCCCCAACTCGTCCGGCAGCCCGTGGTCGCGCACCAGCGCGGCCCCGTACTCCTCGGCGGGGACCGGCGCATAGCGCACCGCGCGGCCCGTCGCCCCGGCGATCTCCGCGGCCGCCTCGGCCAACCGGGCGCGGTCGGACCCGAACGGTAACCGCCCCGGCCTGCGGCATGTGCTGGAACTGCTCCGCGGCCGGGCCCTGGGCCCCGACGACAGCGGCGATGCCGCGCAACGCGACTGATTCCCCCTGACCGACCCGCGTCCGGAACGGTAGGCGGCGCACGCGGAGTCGGCGTGGCACGAGGGCCGTCTCAGCGCGAGGCCCGTCCTGGCCCGCAGGCCTTCTCAACCCGCGGGCGCGCCGCGCCGCGGCATGCGGCGGCTGATGGGTGACACCCGCAGACAGCCGTCCGGCCCGCAGGTGGTGGCGCGGTCGTAGAGGTCCATCAGGCGGCGGGCGCCGCGGGCGATGTCGTAGCGGTCGATGGCGTCCGGGACCGGGAAGCGCAGCGGGCCCGCGGCGGCCTGTCCGCGCAGGGCGTCGGCGAGGGCGGCCGGGCCGGGCGCGATACGGCGGGCGCCGGGGACGGCTCCGGCGGGGAGCTCGTCGAGGGCCGGGCAGACGGTGTGCAGCACCGGCAGCCCGGCCGCCAGCCCCTCCAGGGCCGCGAGGCCGAACGCCTCCTCGGTGGACGGCGAGACCAGGACGTCCATGGCGGCCAGCAGTCCGGGCAGCCCCGCGGGCCGGTCGTCCGGCGGGGCCACCGCGCCGTCGCGCTCCCCCAGCAGCCGCACCCGGTCGGCCACGCCGAGCCGGGCGGCCAGGTCCTCCAGGGCGGGGCGCTCGGGGCCCTCGCCGACGAGCAGCAGCCGGGTGTCCGGCACCTCGGCGACGGCCCGTACCGCCGCGTCGAACCGCTTGTCCGCCACCAGACGGCCGACCCCGCCGACCACGAAGGCCCGGTCGGGGAGGCCGAGACGGGCGCGGGCGGCCGCCCGGGCGGCCGGTTCGAAGCGGAAGTGGCGGGCGTCGATCCCGTTCGGCACCAGATGGATCCGGGGGTTGGGCACGCCCCAGTCGCGCAGCCGGTCGGCGACGGCGGCCGAGACGGCGACGGTGGCCGAGCCCAGCCGCTCGGCGGCGAGATAGCGGGCGCGCAGGGCGGCCGTGAGCGGTCGGCCGTCGATCCGCCGCTCGCCCAGGCTGTGTTCGGTGGCGATGACCGCCCGCACCCCGGCCAGCCGGGCGGCGATCCGGCCGAGCACACACGCCCGGTACAGATGGGTGTGCACCAGGTCGTAGCCGCCGGACCGGATGATCCGCACCAGCCTGGGCACCGTGGTGAGCTGCCGCTCGCGCCCGGCGCCCAGGGGCACATGGGTGACCGGGATGCCGTCCGCGCGGATGGCGTGCGCGATGGCGCCGGGGCCCGAGAGGGCGATGACGTCACAGCGCACCGGCAAATGGCGCAGCAGCAGCCTCAGTTGCTGTTCGGCTCCTCCGGCCCCGAGGCGGGAGATGATGTGCAGGACTCTCATCGGGCGACTGCGCCCCATCCTCCGTATTCCGATGGGCTTCGATCGGTGCCGACCCTGCCAGACGGCGGGATGTAAATCACGTAAGACGCGCACCGCTGGGCCGTCGGAGTGGCCGCCTTACGGGCCGTCAACAAGGGCGCGCCGAATATCCGATGTGCACCGCCAGCACCCATGGGATTGTTACCTTCTCATCTCGCGCGATGACCTGAATAATATGACCCGAATGGGTCATCGCGGCGCGCCATTCGGTTCGAGCCAG is a window of Streptomyces violaceusniger Tu 4113 DNA encoding:
- a CDS encoding glycosyltransferase: MRVLHIISRLGAGGAEQQLRLLLRHLPVRCDVIALSGPGAIAHAIRADGIPVTHVPLGAGRERQLTTVPRLVRIIRSGGYDLVHTHLYRACVLGRIAARLAGVRAVIATEHSLGERRIDGRPLTAALRARYLAAERLGSATVAVSAAVADRLRDWGVPNPRIHLVPNGIDARHFRFEPAARAAARARLGLPDRAFVVGGVGRLVADKRFDAAVRAVAEVPDTRLLLVGEGPERPALEDLAARLGVADRVRLLGERDGAVAPPDDRPAGLPGLLAAMDVLVSPSTEEAFGLAALEGLAAGLPVLHTVCPALDELPAGAVPGARRIAPGPAALADALRGQAAAGPLRFPVPDAIDRYDIARGARRLMDLYDRATTCGPDGCLRVSPISRRMPRRGAPAG
- a CDS encoding FAD binding domain-containing protein, encoding MRPFRYERADEVAAAVTTLVREPDAAYLAGGTNLVDLMRLEVATPELLIDVRRLTSDRIEELPDGGLRIGAAVPNSDLAADSRVRRRYPVLSQALLSGASGQLRNLATTGGNLLQRTRCPYFQNVTTACNKRTPGAGCSAMEGYQRDMAILGASPTCVATHPSDMAVALAALDAVVTVAGPASERRIRLTELHRLPEATPERDTVLARGELITGVELPPPHSALRSRYRKVRDRASYAFALVSVAAALEVTDGAVRDARIALGGVAHKPWRATTAEAVLRGAPATRESFVDAAAAELAAARPLPGNAFKVPLARNTMVATLLELLEEAR
- a CDS encoding NmrA family NAD(P)-binding protein, with amino-acid sequence MAPAPILVTGAAGSVGGIGRTVVEELRRRDLPVRAMVHREDERADALRATGAEVVAGDLARAPDVVRAMEGCGRMYFGMSVSSRYLEATVTTAAVAREYARLEVLVNMSQMTVSQMDLTSTTESDQHRLQWLGEQALDWSGLPVTHLRPTVFMENPLFSVFAYSSIAQEGTIRLPFGTGRTSPVAARDVAAVVTEILVDPSSHIGKTYHLTGPASVGMTTMAAEFADALGRPVSYVDVSYEAWVNHDLRALGLPDHVFQHLATMARLHAENRYDRRTDDIETITGRPATGVREFVGTHPEMITA
- a CDS encoding (2Fe-2S)-binding protein, yielding MDLGIELRVDGTEHRLTVDTRTTLLDALREQLGNTSPKKGCDHGQCGACTLLLDGRRVLGCLALAVAHQGADIVTAAGLTNGELHPLQQSFIAHDAFQCGYCTPGQIVSAAGMLQEAGEGWPSAASKDLGATDVVLDDEEIAERMSGNLCRCAAYANIVPAIAEVAHR
- a CDS encoding creatininase family protein — protein: MSGSGTRPQVGMVLPTQTTEEVRADRADVAVLPIGSFEQHGAFLPLVTDTVIAGTIAGEIAAAYPVLHLPPVTISCSHEHAAWPGTVSLSAATLYAVVRDIADSLRRSGIRGLILVNGHGGNYVLRNIVQESAGGDFGMALFPGSADWDAARTRAGVRTPSNSDMHAGELETSILLHAHPELVRPGHETSDWISDDRKHLLTLGMPAYTESGVIGRPSRASAHKGKELLAGLVDSFAEYLSLVGAEKEA
- a CDS encoding SpoIIE family protein phosphatase, with the translated sequence MGMDEAIAARIRMITEAGDRLTGSDLLGYALDHAVTETGGLGGMVHLRGPGARSLRLAAVHGLIRTVARDWAEVEAAGAGAPARAVAQGVSVWAPALGAGGGTGPALPTGSGLLSVPLVTPEKVTGALSVLTAPAERPAPERRAAVEALAAWAAPRLRENPDQDQGGTGTLLADDQVSQALWHMSDAFFAVDGDWRITFVNGEAERLLGAARTTLGRTLWDAFTRLSVDDAEPDLRSRYRRAAESGTPVGFDVRWPTNQRWYSMRLVPVPNGLTVYAADITARRAREAERAAAEHAAAERSARIGELTDALAQALTMRDVVNAIADRVLPPFGASGMVVQLIEGDVIRIAGAVGYPQPFLETIDGASIHDVSPVSEVYRTGAPAFVESVEEYTARYPSMRGRPAAAQKQAWAFLPLIVSGRNIGCSVVAFAEPRRLDAEERALLTALSALMGQAIERARLYDMEHTRAKELQRGLLPRALPSLPSVTTAARYLPASEGIDVGGDWYDVIPLSGARVALVIGDVMGHGLSEAATMGRLRTAVSTLAELEFPPAELLTRLNDVVSDLGDNLYATCLYAVYDPANATCVFASAGHPPPAVVRPGHPVRFAGGAPDPPLGAARPPFETTEVTLEEGSLLVLYTDGLVESAARDIDRGMRHLASALSAAARAPGPQDARGDGDRGEHASLERLCDEVLAELLPEKQLTADDAALLIARTHALASDHVAAWPLSEGPIAAGEARDHVRDQLIRWELAPLTPIAELLVSELVANAIRHGRGPIGLRLLRSEELICEVTDGSLTTPRIRHAAETDEGGRGLQLVSALSGRWGTRYTSTGKCIWTAQPLP
- a CDS encoding xanthine dehydrogenase family protein molybdopterin-binding subunit, whose protein sequence is MSHVTARPHAIGIPMDRVDGAQKVTGTAIYAYEWPLDQPVYLYPLQSTIASGRVTGVDSALAEAEPGVLAVLSHLNAPTLTRPDDPELAVLQSDEVAWRGQFIGAVVAESLETARRAAGLVRVDYESRPPDVVLRADRDDLYSPVHAAAFGMGGGELQDGSPADSLLGDVDTALAAAPTMVDTTYSTPMYHNNPMEPHTAVVTWLNGELLVRCSTQGVSMSQALISGVLGLEPGRVRVVSPHVGGAFGSKVYPHAYAVLAAMAARIVRRPVKFTLTRQQMFALVGYRPASIQRIRLGAGPDGRLTALAHDVIEQTAKAKGYAEQVGVCSRLMYAAPHRRTTHRLAPLDVPVPTIMRAPGEAQGMYALESAMDEMAIACGLDPVEFRLRNEPEVHPESGLPFSSRHLTDCLREGARRAGWEHRDPAPRAQREGRWLVGTGVAVSTYPSPRFPGNAATIRVGPDGRYTVRIAAADLGTGTWTALTQIAADALSVPVGQVEMRIGDTALPAASVAGFSAGINSWGTAIWEAADRLRARLRAEHGGIAPPGGLEVTAEMAGGNPEAERYAMHSFGAQFAEVRVDEDTGELRVTRLLGMFDVGRVINPKTARSQLIGGMTQGMSMALYEHSVLDPRFGHVVNHDFAQYHIASHADVHAIEAHWLDEPDPYTNPMGAKGLGEVGIVGTAAAIGNAVHHATGVRVRELPITLDKLVS
- the ribA gene encoding GTP cyclohydrolase II translates to MTESDGVFDVDARPSGVERVVNVRLSTKHGDFLAIGYRDLVRGDEQMALVYGDVTGEEALTRLHSECLTGDAFGSRHCECGDQLSAALKAIVAEGRGILVYLRGHEGRGIGLLAKLQAMKLQAEGLDTVEANLALGLPADARDYKVAADVLHDLEVRSVRLLSNNPQKRDALLRHGVRVSEQVPLLMTPHKENLPYLLTKRDRMDHYLPHLEAVIQRT